The following nucleotide sequence is from Bacteroidota bacterium.
ATTTTTAAAAACACCACAGAACAATGCAATCATCCTTCGGCACGATGTGGATTTATTGCCCGCCAATTCGCTGGTCTTTGCACAGATGCAAAATCAATTAGGGATTAGGGGCAGTTACTATTTTCGTGCGGTGCCCGAAAGCTGGGATGAAGAAATCATTAAAGCGATAGCAGCCCTGGGTCACGAAATAGGATATCATTACGAATGCCTTACTACCTGCAAAGGAAATTTAGATAGGGCCCTTGATGACTTTAAAACCAACCTCGAAGCTTTGCGAAAGCTGGTGCCCGTTGAAACTATCTGCATGCATGGCAGTCCGCGTTCGGAATTCGATAGCAAGGATTTATGGAAAAGCCACAATTACAGGGATTTTGGAATTATTGGCGAGCCCTATTTTGATACCGATTTTTCACAGGTTATGTACCTGACCGATACCGGCCGCCGATGGGATGGCGATAAGGTGAGTGTGAGGGACAAAGTTCAAAGTTCAAAGTTCGAAGTTTCTGGTTGGAGGTTTAAATGTACGATTGACATTATAAATGCGGCGAATAGGGGGGATTTACCCGATCAGATTATGTTTACCTTTCATCCGCAACGCTGGACTGAAAAATCACTTCCCTGGGTAAAAGAGCTGGTGTTGCAGAACATAAAGAATGTTATTAAATTCTACCTGATTAAAACCCGAACACGCAAATGAAAATATTATCGGTGGTAGGTGCCCGGCCCAATTTTATGAAAATAGCTCCTTTTATCAGAGCTATTGAGAAACACAATGCCGGCACACAATCAAAAATTCAACACACCTTGGTGCATACCGGCCAGCATTATGACGATCGCATGTCGCGTCTTTTTTTTGAGGAATTGGCCATACCGGAGGCTGACATTAACCTGGGAATCGGCTCAGGCTCCCATGCCGAGCAACTGGGCTATACCATGATTGAATTTGAAAAGGTACTTCTGAGCGAAAAACCCGATTGGGTGGTGGTGATTGGCGATGTCAATGCCACGCTTTCGTGCTCGATAGTGGCCAAGCGACTTCAGATCAAGTGTTGCCATATCGAAGCAGGCCTTCGTTCGGGCGATATGAGTATGCCCGAAGAAATTAACCGCCTGGTCACCGACCGCTTGTGCGACCTGCTGCTTACCCCCGACCGCCTGTCGTCGGCTAACCTGATTGGCGAAGGTGTATCACCAAAGAAAATAGGCTTTGTAGGCAACATTATGATCGACACCCTCGATGCCAATTACCAGAAAGCTTCTCAACTCAGTTTCGAAAAAATCATTGGAGAGAACACTTTATTCGCTCTGCATAAGCATTCTATTATTGAGGATGCCTTTGCAGTAATGACTCTTCACAGGCCATCGAATGTAGATGATAAAAAAGTGCTATCGCCGTTGTTGTCATTCTTAATCGATGAGGCAGGCAAAGATATGCCCTTGGTGTGGCCCATCCATCCCCGGGCAGCCAGGCAACTGGAAGCATTTGATTTGTGGGACAAGGTTAAAAATGCACCGAACCTGATACTGCTGCATCCCTTGGGTTATTTCGAGATGTTACGCCTTACAATGAGTGCCCGCATTATGCTTACCGATAGCGGTGGTTTGCAGGAAGAATGTACTGTACTCGGAACGCCCTGCCTTACTCTGCGCTGGAATACCGAACGGCCGGTTACTCTAAAGGAGCATGGAGGTGTGAGCGTGCTGGTTGGCAATAATATTGAGCGGATTAAAACAGAATACCTGCTTGCCCGGGAGCAAGCAAGAAAACCTGTTCGGCCCGAACTGTGGGATGGTCAGACTGCCGGACGTTGTCTGGCTGCAATTCTGGCTTATTCAGAATAGGGCTCAGTAGTGGAGTTCGTTGTATCAGAATTCGTTGTTGTTGCAGAATAAGTTTCTGGTTCTGAATAAATCGTGGGTTCGATGGTTGTTTCTTTATCCCTTTGGTTCGAATCGCTTTCAATGATTTGAGCCGGGTAAACAGTAATTTTCTTAACGTTCGAATGGTGGGTACAGTCATTGTAGTCTGTTACTTCAACAGAAAGCTGTTCGGTATAAATTTTGTCTGTTTCTTTCGCAAAGAATAAAATCTGGCTTCTTTCCCCACTACTCCAATAATAATTGGCATACCCTGCACCGGCATCAATTTCTACTGTTTCGCCCGATTGAAGCACAATATCTTCGCCAAGCTGAATTTGTAGGACCTGCACTTCTGGTATTTCAACATGTATATCGATGCGGCAAAGCTTGGAATCGTTTATTTTCAAAGCGTAATTACCTGGTTTAAGCGAGTAAAATGCTCCATTGCTCACAAGGGTATCGAGGTAAACCAGGTAAGGTTCCGTTCCGCCTTTTATCTGGAGATCAATGGAGGCATCGTCCCTGTCGGCACAAGTGGGTGGTTGAATCTGTATTTCGCTTATCTGCAAATGATTCTCAGGTTCGCTTACAACAAATACTGCACTTTGGCGGCAGGCGCTGCTTTTCACTAAAACGCTGTAGCTTCCTGCTTCGAGCTGGTACACATCCTCAGTTGTTTCTCCATGGCTCCAGGTGATTGTCTCAAGTCCTGTACCACTCACATTTAAGTCTATTTTGCCATCCTTGCCAGCTTTGCAATTTACATTGCTTACTAATCCCTCAATGACAATATCGCAAGCGGCAGAATCCATCGAACCAGATTCTGCCAGATTGTTCAATTGAGCAGCATTCGCAGACATTATTGTTATTGAAATGAAAGGAAGGACCAGGAATAAGTGCTTCATTCTTTATAAGGTTATCAATTAAGGTGCCCAATCATTACTGATGTGATATTGTGGTCCGGTTTCGGGTACCAGGTAAGTCACAATTTGTATAGTATTGGAATAAGTTGTACCACAACCCGTAGCATTAGCCTGGCGCACAAACAAGGTAGTGTCGCTAATTACACCATAGTCAAGTGCAAGTACATTCGAAGCAGGTATATCGGTCCAGTTTGCATCGCCCGGCACAGCAGTGAGCACATTGGTTTCCTGCCAGGTGTAGGTATAGCCTGACCCACCGGTAGGAGAAACATAATTGATAAATGGTACCAGGTCTTCGCCGGCGCAAACGGTATCAATGTCACCAATGGCACCTCCTATACAGGTGATTACACCAATACAAAAATCGGAATTTGTTGTAGCTATGCTCGTCAGTGTATGCCGGTAGGCTGTTGTTCCCACGGCATTGACATGGGTGCCTTCCACTCCCCAATCCGAACCGTTGGTACGTTTAAGTATACGGTTTGTAGGTTCGAAGGTCTGGCTGGTAAAGCCACTGCCATTGACCGATAAATTGTAGTCATCGGAACTTAAACTGTTTCTTGCAACAAGGCGCCAATACCCTTCGGTAAATACATCGTCAATGGGTATCAGTCCGTCGTTTACCGGAAGGCCAGATGTGCCAGGGTTGGCAGCAACAAACTCACCAGCCAGTGAACCCGCTGTAAGGTTGCTGATAAACCTTACTACAAACGGATTTTGATTGGTTGAGGTTCCCAATGGGAATAAATAGTCGGTTTCGATAGCATTTACCCACCTTTCGAATACTCCGGCAATGCCTCCAGAAATATAGTTCAGTATTCCAATGCTAAGGGTGCTGGTTCCTAATGTAAGCAGATTAGTCTGTGCATTGATAAAGCCCGAATTCAAATTAAAAACGTTGGTGATTTGTACATTGTTATTCAATACCAGATTAGCACTTGTGCTGGTAAAATTATAGAATGTCTCGGTTCCGGAGGTTGTAATTGTCTGGTTGGTACCATCGAACACAACGATACCGGTTCTTTCTTCGAAAGCTGAATTATTCACCCAATTGCCTCCGAGGTTAATTGAATAAGAAGGGGAGGAACCTACATCCAGCGTACCTGCGTTGAGGTTTAAGTTATTGTTTACATCCATGTTGCTCGAAAGCCTGAAAATGGCTGTGCCATCGGTTTGCAGGTTGTAAAAAGCATTACTTGCTCTGGGTGTGAGGGTGCGTGTACCTGAGTTGGATACAAGCCTCACAGTGCTTGTGCCTGCCTGAAACACAGAAGTAGAACCGGCAATCCAGTTTTCGCCTACTGTAATAATGCCTCCGCGGGCATTAAAAGTTCCAGCCGTATTTACCCAACGGTTATTCACAGTAAGGTTATAACTGGTTACACCTGCATCGGGCGAGAGGTCGAACGATCCGGCTGTGAGTGTAAAGTTATTGCTTATTGTTGTATTGGCTGCAAGCTGATAGGCAGCAGTGCCTGTACTATTGATGGTAAGGTTATAGAGGGTAGTCCCTCCTGCATTTATTGTATGCGAACCTGCTGTACCATTAAAAGTAATTGTGCGGGTACCAACAACCAATTGATCGCTATTGATCAGACTACCTCCGATGTTCAGGTTATACCCACTCAGGTTCAATGTTCCATTGGCAATGGTGAGGTTATTGTTAATAGTCAGTACGTTATTTAAATCGTAACCGGCACCAGGGGCATCGATTTCGAGATTATAAAACGTACCGTTAATGAGGCTTATATCCAATGTCCCGGATGGAGTTGTCATGCGCACGGTGGATGTTGCAGGTACAAAGCTGCCTCCATTTTCGCTCCAGTTACCGCCTACTTCAATTACCGGACTGCCTACTACAGCTACTGCTGCCTGGTAGAAGAAGTCCTCGGCAATGGTCAGGTTCTGCGATATAGTGAGCGATGCACCCGTATTTACTGTGACCATTTTTGCAAATGCCGGAGCTGCTGATATGTTGGGGAAGAAGGTAGCGGTTGCCGGTATAATGGCATTGCGTGTAATATCCGGCACGGTACCTGCTGACCAGTTGGCGCTGTTATGCCAATCGGTATTGGTGGCCCCGGTCCATATGTTGGTATTCAGATAGGGCCATCGGATATAACCTGTCAGCGCATCGGGACCACCCAGGTCGTTTTCAAAATCGTAAGTGCCTAATGGGCCGGCTGCATCTTCAAAGTAATAGACAGTAGTACCACTTAAACGACTTACATTGAAAAGCGGACCCGTATTGAAGGTTACGTTGCGAATGGTATCGTCCTCAGCCATTTCATTTTCAAGTCTGATATATATTCCGGAAGCTGGAAAACCATTTGAAAAGATACCATCGGATAAATTATAGACCGGATTAAGGATGGAAGAGTTGCGTAAATACAATCCATCGGCATTGGTATAGGCTACCTGGTAATATTGTGCGGAAAGGTTACCGCCTGCGTTGATGTTAAAGGTGTACCTTCCACTTGTAAGACTGGTAACAGTAGCCAGGTTGGATATGCTTGTTCCGAGAAGGCTGAGTGTACCTCCACTGTTTACATTCAATCGCGAATTGTTGGCCATATTCAGCACAGCACCTTCGTCAACCATTAGTGTGCCTGTTACTGTAAGGTTATCGACACCTCCGTCACCTATGTTCAGTGTTTGTCCCTGCAAATCGAGGATACCACTGATAAGGTTTAGGTTGCGTGCCATCGACATGGCATTGCTAAGAGTGTAGGTAACACCCGGAGCATTGATATCGAGGTCGTATAATGCCGATGCCCCTGCATCAATGCTGCGTGCACCTGAAGAAGCATTGAAGGTCACTTTCCCCGTATTGGGCAGAAAGGTTCCGTTGTTTAACCAGTTACCAGCCACGTTGAGTGCATAATTGGTTGGGCTAAGACTAAAGGTCGAACCACTGGCAATGGTAAGGTTTCCGTTTACGGAAGTAGCCCATCCAAGCTGATATTGGCTTGTGCCTGCAATGGTAAGGTTAGCAAAGGCAATACCCCGGTTATTGATAATCTTGGCACCCCCGCTTCCATCGAAAGTGACATTACCATTCATGGTCACAGAGCCTGTAACATTTCTTGTCCAGCTTCCCTCGCATGTAATATAGTCGTTTGCCGAATTGGCCTGTAAACCACCTGAGATAGTCAGGTCGCCATTGATATCAAGGTCAGTGGCTCCGCCGTCAGCAGGAGTGTTGAGTATTACAAAGGCCCCAGACTGGATGGTCAGGTTTCCGGTTATGGCACCCAAGGAATCAATTAATGGCTGATTGGTTGCCGGAACTATAAATACGTTTTCGTTGCCTGTTGGTACAATGGGAGGGCCAAAGTTGGCTGTCCAGTTGAGCGAATCGAACCAGTCGGTACTCACCGACCCATTCCAGGTAAGCACAATAGGGCCGGTCCAGTTGATGATGTTAAATGGATCGTTGTCGTATGTTTCGCCTGCAAAAAGCCCTGTAGCATTATAGAACTCCAATATGCCAGTCGAAGTACCCGTTTTTGTTACGTTGGCAGCACTACCGCCCGGGTTGACGGGGAAGGCCACATCGTGAATGTAAGTAGGATCGACAAAAGTCTGGTTGTTTTCGATGCGAAGCAATTGCCCGCTATTGGCCCCCAGAGTAAAGCTACCATCGCTGAAGTTATTTACAGGGTCGATGAGTGCAGTGCTGCTAAGGTTAATACCACCGGAAGACATGTATTCGAACAAATAATAGCGGGCCGCAATAGCTCCATCGACATTGAAGTTATATCTATTGCCTGAAGTATTACGAGATACACGGGCAATGGAAGAGGCATTACCCACTACTTCTATACTTCCCCCTACAGCTACGGTTAAAGTGGTTCCATCGCCAATTCCTAAAGATCCACCCGGTCCGATGCGATAATTACCCAAAATGTTGATGACATCGCTGTTACCATTGCCCAGATTAATTGTTTGGCCATTACCATCGAAGGTACCGGCAAGCAAATTAAAGTCGCCGATAAGGTTAAAGGCATCGACAGCAGTATAAGTTGCACCACTGTTAATAGTAAGGTTAAAAAGGCTTGACCCATTCACTCCAATTTGAGCACTGCCTGCTGTTCTGTTCAGGTAATAGGTCCCCGTATTGTTGGTGAAGCTTCCAGCTCCACTTGCCAGCATATCGCCACCTATATAGATTGTGCGCCCGTTGGCGTTAAAATAACCTGAAGGTACAAGTAGGTTATTTTGTACTTCAAAATCATTGGCGGTGTTGTTGTTGGCTGCTGCCCCAAAACCGGTATTGTTAATGGTTAGGTTATAAAATTCGTTCGTATTAAGGGCCGCAAAAGTAATATTTTGGGCTACAGTGCCATTCAATATTACCTCGCCCTGGCGACAAATAAAGTTCCCTGTACCGCCATTGTTCCACGCGCTCGAAAGCGTAATGGCGTAATTGTTATTGCTCACATCGAGGGTGGCATTATTAAAGGTAAGTGAACCTTTTACTTCCATATCTCCCTGAAGAGTTTTAACTGTATTATTGTTAATTATCAGGTTGCCATACGACAAACCATCGACATTCTGGTCAATACTACCCCAATAATATACTGTGCTGGTAGCCGGCATATTGTAGCTGGCAAATCCTTTCGGAAAGTTATTGGTACCCGACACGTACAAACGTGTGGTATTTTCCAGGGTAAAACTGCCTGTGCCTGCAGGGTGGTTGATGAGCATGTCGTATAGAAAAGCATACTGCGTACCCTGGCGGAGAATAAAACTGCCGTTTACGGTGATGTTGTTCCGCAAGCGCCAGATAAGTCCTGGGCAATTAATATCGAGGTTATAGAAAGTACCGGCAAAAACCGACTGATCGTTTACCGTGCGGTCGAAAATAATTGTGCCATTGCCTGTGTAGGTTCCCAAACCATCCCAGCGTAAGCCAGCAAAAGTATGCGTTTCGTTGCCATCGTTGAAGCTTCCGGCTGCATCGAGGTAGAAGTTACCGTTAAAATCGATGTTACAACCTGCAGCAGCTACCATGGATGAATTAATGGTTGCTACACCGTCAACCCTGGTTGCATTGTTAAATGTTTTAGTTCCTGTACCAGCCACCACAAGATCGAAAAATGATCCACTGGTTACTGCCTGGTTTGCTCCATTGAGGGTAACCCTACCCAGTGTAACGGCTCCTTGCGTAGGATAGAACAATCCGCCATTGATGTTGAAATCTCCTTCGACATTGTAAAAATAGTTGTTGGTAGTAGGGATTACATTGCCGTTGAGCACTTCAAATTTACCCCTGAAATTGATGGGAGTTCCTGAAAGGTAGAAACTGGTAATGGCATTGTCGAAAACAACATTGTAAAAATCTGATGTGCGAGGCAGAATGGTAGCAGACCCGGCACC
It contains:
- the wecB gene encoding UDP-N-acetylglucosamine 2-epimerase (non-hydrolyzing); its protein translation is MKILSVVGARPNFMKIAPFIRAIEKHNAGTQSKIQHTLVHTGQHYDDRMSRLFFEELAIPEADINLGIGSGSHAEQLGYTMIEFEKVLLSEKPDWVVVIGDVNATLSCSIVAKRLQIKCCHIEAGLRSGDMSMPEEINRLVTDRLCDLLLTPDRLSSANLIGEGVSPKKIGFVGNIMIDTLDANYQKASQLSFEKIIGENTLFALHKHSIIEDAFAVMTLHRPSNVDDKKVLSPLLSFLIDEAGKDMPLVWPIHPRAARQLEAFDLWDKVKNAPNLILLHPLGYFEMLRLTMSARIMLTDSGGLQEECTVLGTPCLTLRWNTERPVTLKEHGGVSVLVGNNIERIKTEYLLAREQARKPVRPELWDGQTAGRCLAAILAYSE
- a CDS encoding SprB repeat-containing protein; translated protein: MKHLFLVLPFISITIMSANAAQLNNLAESGSMDSAACDIVIEGLVSNVNCKAGKDGKIDLNVSGTGLETITWSHGETTEDVYQLEAGSYSVLVKSSACRQSAVFVVSEPENHLQISEIQIQPPTCADRDDASIDLQIKGGTEPYLVYLDTLVSNGAFYSLKPGNYALKINDSKLCRIDIHVEIPEVQVLQIQLGEDIVLQSGETVEIDAGAGYANYYWSSGERSQILFFAKETDKIYTEQLSVEVTDYNDCTHHSNVKKITVYPAQIIESDSNQRDKETTIEPTIYSEPETYSATTTNSDTTNSTTEPYSE